The Streptomyces sp. NBC_01317 genomic interval CATCGTCAACGACACCCTGCTCAACGGCATGAAGGTCGTCGGCGAACTCTTCGGCTCCGGCCAGATGCAGCTCCCCTTCGTCCTCCAGTCCGCCGAGGTCATGAAGACCGCGGTCGCGTACCTCGAACCGCACATGGAGAAGAGTGACGCCGACGGCAAGGGCACCATCGTGCTCGCCACCGTCCGCGGCGACGTCCACGACATCGGCAAGAACCTCGTCGACATCATCCTCTCCAACAACGGCTACAACGTGGTCAACCTCGGCATCAAGCAGCCCGTCTCCGCGATCCTGGAAGCCGCCGAGGAACACCGCGCGGACGTCATCGGCATGTCGGGGCTGCTGGTGAAGTCGACCGTGATCATGAAGGAGAACCTCCAGGAGCTCAACCAGCGCCAGATGGCCGCCGACTACCCGGTCATCCTCGGCGGAGCCGCCCTCACCCGCGCCTACGTGGAACAGGACCTCCACGAGATCTACGAGGGCGAAGTCCGCTACGCCCGCGACGCGTTCGAGGGCCTGCGCCTGATGGACGCCCTCATCGCCGTCAAGCGGGGCGTCCCCGGCGCCACCCTCCCCGAGCTGAAGCAGCGCCGCGTCAAGGCCACCACCAACACCGTCGTGGAGGAACGCCCCGAGGAGGGCGCCGCCCGCTCCGACGTCTCCACCGACAACCCGCTGCCCACCCCGCCGTTCTGGGGCACCCGCGTCGTCAAGGGCATCCAGCTCAAGGAGTACGCCTCCTGGCTGGACGAGGGCGCGCTCTTCAAGGGCCAGTGGGGCCTCAAGGAAGCGCGCAAGGGCGGCCCCACGTACGAGGAACTCGTCGAGACCGAGGGCCGGCCCCACCTGCGCGGCTGGCTCGACCAGCTGCACACCGGCGGCATGCTCGAAGCGGCCGTCGTCTACGGCTACTTCCCCTGCGTCTCCAAGGGCGACGACCTCATCCTCCTCGGCGAGGACGGCTCGGAGCGCACCCGCTTCACCTTCCCCCGCCAGCGCCGCGGCCGCCGCCTCTGCCTGGCCGACTTCTTCCGCCCCGAGGAGTCCGGCGAGACGGACGTCGTCGGCCTCCAGGTCGTCACCGTCGGCAGCAGGATCGGCGAGACCACCGCCGAACTCTTCGAGAAGAACGCCTACCGCGACTACCTCGAACTGCACGGGCTCTCCGTCCAGCTCGCCGAGGCCCTCGCCGAGTACTGGCACGCCCGGGTCCGCTCCGAACTGGGCTTCGCCGGCGAGGACCCGGCCGAGGTGGAGGACATGTTCGCGCTCAAGTACCGGGGTGCCCGCTTCTCCCTCGGGTACGGGGCCTGCCCCGACCTGGAGGACCGGGCGAAGATCGCCGAGCTGCTCCGGCCCGAGCGCATCGGCGTCCAGCTCTCCGAGGAGTTCCAGCTCCACCCCGAGCAGTCCACGGACGCGATCATCATCCACCACCCCGAGGCGAAGTACTTCAACGCCCGCTGACCGGGCGCGAGCCCGCTGCGGCCCGCCCCGGCCCGTGCCCCGCCGTATCCGGCGCGCGCGGAGATCGGCGGGGCCGTACACTGGTCGGTCCAGCGCAGGCCGGTCGCCTGTCCCGGGGGGTTTCCCCGTGGAACAGGCGACCGGCCTTCCCGTCCCTCACGGAGGTGTGCCGGATGACCAGTACGGTCCCCGCATCGTTGACCCGTACGGCCGAAGGCTCCGCCCTTCAGGCCGTCCTTCTCGACATGGACGGCACTCTGGTCGACACCGAAGGGTTCTGGTGGGACGCCGAGGTGGAGGTCTTCAAGGACCTCGGCCACGCCCTCGACGAGTCCTGGCGCCACGTGGTCGTCGGCGGCCCCATGACCCGCAGCGCGGCCTTCCTCATCGAAGCCACCGGCGCCGCCCTCACCCTGGCCGAGCTGACCGTACTGCTCAACGACAAGTTCGAGGAACGGATCGGCCTCGGCGTGCCGATGATGCCCGGCGCGGCGAGACTCCTGGCCGAACTGGCCGCCCACGACGTCCCCACCGCCCTGGTCTCCGCCTCCCACCGGCGCATCATCGACCGGGTCCTGCTCTCCCTCGGACCGCGGTACTTCGCCCTCACCGTCGCCGGCGACGAGGTGCCCCGTACCAAACCGCACCCCGACCCCTACCTGATCGCCGCCCGCGGCCTGGGAGCCGACCCGGCGCGCTGCGCGGTCATCGAGGACACGGCCACCGGCGTGGCCTCCGCGGAGGCGGCCGGCTGCAAGGTCGTCGCGGTGCCCTCCGTCGCCCCGATCGCGCCCTCCGAGGGCCGCTCGGTCGTCACCTCCCTCGAAGAGATCGACCTCGACTTCCTGCGCGGTCTGATGACA includes:
- a CDS encoding HAD family hydrolase, producing the protein MTSTVPASLTRTAEGSALQAVLLDMDGTLVDTEGFWWDAEVEVFKDLGHALDESWRHVVVGGPMTRSAAFLIEATGAALTLAELTVLLNDKFEERIGLGVPMMPGAARLLAELAAHDVPTALVSASHRRIIDRVLLSLGPRYFALTVAGDEVPRTKPHPDPYLIAARGLGADPARCAVIEDTATGVASAEAAGCKVVAVPSVAPIAPSEGRSVVTSLEEIDLDFLRGLMTRRD